GGGGTCGTGGAAGTGGTTTTTGAGAAAGTAGTACACGTTCTCAAAATCAACAAATACCGCCGCGTAGGACGGCCTCTCAAGAGCAGCACGGTTCGCCATGGCCGCAAAGGTAACGGCCGGGGCCGGCGGTTGCTTTTGCGCCACCTGCCCCGTTGCTTTGCCCCGTGCTAGAACCCTTCGAATCGGCGCGCCTGCGCTACCGCCCCCTGGGGCCCCCAGACGCGGCCGGCCTGTTTGCGCTGGACACCGACCCGGCTGTGCACCGCTACCTGGGCGGCATTGGGGGCCCGCGCCCGGCCCGCGTGGCCGATAGCCTGGCGGCCATTTGCGCCATTCAGGCCCAGTACGCGGCCAGCGGCCTGGGGCGCTGGGCGGTGCAGCTGGCGGCCACCGGCGAGTTTATGGGCTGGGCCGGCCTGAAGCGGGTGGCGGGGCCCGTCAACGGCCAGCACGACTTTTACGACATCGGCTACCGCTTGCTCCCGCGCTACTGGGGCCAGGGCTACG
This genomic stretch from Hymenobacter sp. PAMC 26628 harbors:
- a CDS encoding GNAT family N-acetyltransferase, encoding MLEPFESARLRYRPLGPPDAAGLFALDTDPAVHRYLGGIGGPRPARVADSLAAICAIQAQYAASGLGRWAVQLAATGEFMGWAGLKRVAGPVNGQHDFYDIGYRLLPRYWGQGYGYEAARAWLAQGFGALALPRVCAYADVDNAGSRRILEKIGLQFGNTFVENGTLCAWYEAPNPALA